In Aphelocoma coerulescens isolate FSJ_1873_10779 chromosome 3, UR_Acoe_1.0, whole genome shotgun sequence, a single window of DNA contains:
- the PPP1CB gene encoding serine/threonine-protein phosphatase PP1-beta catalytic subunit isoform X1: MADGELNVDSLITRLLEVRGCRPGKIVQMTEAEVRGLCIKSREIFLSQPILLELEAPLKICGDIHGQYTDLLRLFEYGGFPPEANYLFLGDYVDRGKQSLETICLLLAYKIKYPENFFLLRGNHECASINRIYGFYDECKRRFNIKLWKTFTDCFNCLPIAAIVDEKIFCCHGGLSPDLQSMEQIRRIMRPTDVPDTGLLCDLLWSDPDKDVQGWGENDRGVSFTFGADVVSKFLNRHDLDLICRAHQVVEDGYEFFAKRQLVTLFSAPNYCGEFDNAGGMMSVDETLMCSFQILKPSEKKAKYQYGGLNSGRPVTPPRTANPPKKR, encoded by the exons TACGAGGATGTCGTCCTGGGAAGATTGTTCAGATGACCGAAGCAGAAGTTCGGGGCTTGTGCATAAAATCACGGGAAATATTTCTTAGCCAGCCTATTCTTCTGGAACTAGAGGCACCTCTGAAAATTTGTG gtGATATCCATGGTCAGTATACAGACTTGCTTCGATTATTTGAATATGGAGGATTCCCACCAGAAGCTAATTATCTTTTCCTTGGAGATTATGTAGACAGAGGCAAACAGTCTCTGGAAACAATTTGCCTATTACTGGCATATAAAATCAAGTACCCGGAAAACTTCTTTCTCCTCAGAGGAAATCATGAGTGTGCAAGCATCAATCGAATCTATGGATTTTATGATGAat GCAAGCGGAGGTTTAACATTAAGCTGTGGAAGACCTTCACAGACTGTTTTAACTGTCTGCCTATTGCAGCCATTGTGGATGAGAAGATCTTCTGTTGTCATGGAG GACTGTCTCCAGATCTCCAGTCAATGGAGCAGATCCGGAGAATTATGAGACCTACAGATGTTCCTGACACAG GTTTGCTCTGTGACCTGCTGTGGTCTGACCCAGACAAAGATGTGCAAGGTTGGGGTGAAAATGATCGTGGGGTCTCTTTCACTTTTGGTGCTGATGTGGTCAGTAAATTTCTGAATCGTCATGATCTGGATTTGATCTGTCGAGCTCATCAG GTGGTTGAAGATGGATACGAATTCTTTGCTAAACGGCAGTTGGTCACCCTATTCTCAGCTCCAAATTATTGTGGAGAGTTTGACAATGCAGGGGGCATGATGAGTGTGGATGAAACTCTGATGTGTTCCTTCCAG ATATTGAAACCATCTGAAAAGAAAGCCAAGTACCAGTATGGTGGACTGAATTCTGGGCGTCCAGTCACTCCACCTCGCACAGCTAATCCACCGAAGAAGAGgtga
- the PPP1CB gene encoding serine/threonine-protein phosphatase PP1-beta catalytic subunit isoform X2 translates to MVRGCRPGKIVQMTEAEVRGLCIKSREIFLSQPILLELEAPLKICGDIHGQYTDLLRLFEYGGFPPEANYLFLGDYVDRGKQSLETICLLLAYKIKYPENFFLLRGNHECASINRIYGFYDECKRRFNIKLWKTFTDCFNCLPIAAIVDEKIFCCHGGLSPDLQSMEQIRRIMRPTDVPDTGLLCDLLWSDPDKDVQGWGENDRGVSFTFGADVVSKFLNRHDLDLICRAHQVVEDGYEFFAKRQLVTLFSAPNYCGEFDNAGGMMSVDETLMCSFQILKPSEKKAKYQYGGLNSGRPVTPPRTANPPKKR, encoded by the exons TACGAGGATGTCGTCCTGGGAAGATTGTTCAGATGACCGAAGCAGAAGTTCGGGGCTTGTGCATAAAATCACGGGAAATATTTCTTAGCCAGCCTATTCTTCTGGAACTAGAGGCACCTCTGAAAATTTGTG gtGATATCCATGGTCAGTATACAGACTTGCTTCGATTATTTGAATATGGAGGATTCCCACCAGAAGCTAATTATCTTTTCCTTGGAGATTATGTAGACAGAGGCAAACAGTCTCTGGAAACAATTTGCCTATTACTGGCATATAAAATCAAGTACCCGGAAAACTTCTTTCTCCTCAGAGGAAATCATGAGTGTGCAAGCATCAATCGAATCTATGGATTTTATGATGAat GCAAGCGGAGGTTTAACATTAAGCTGTGGAAGACCTTCACAGACTGTTTTAACTGTCTGCCTATTGCAGCCATTGTGGATGAGAAGATCTTCTGTTGTCATGGAG GACTGTCTCCAGATCTCCAGTCAATGGAGCAGATCCGGAGAATTATGAGACCTACAGATGTTCCTGACACAG GTTTGCTCTGTGACCTGCTGTGGTCTGACCCAGACAAAGATGTGCAAGGTTGGGGTGAAAATGATCGTGGGGTCTCTTTCACTTTTGGTGCTGATGTGGTCAGTAAATTTCTGAATCGTCATGATCTGGATTTGATCTGTCGAGCTCATCAG GTGGTTGAAGATGGATACGAATTCTTTGCTAAACGGCAGTTGGTCACCCTATTCTCAGCTCCAAATTATTGTGGAGAGTTTGACAATGCAGGGGGCATGATGAGTGTGGATGAAACTCTGATGTGTTCCTTCCAG ATATTGAAACCATCTGAAAAGAAAGCCAAGTACCAGTATGGTGGACTGAATTCTGGGCGTCCAGTCACTCCACCTCGCACAGCTAATCCACCGAAGAAGAGgtga